A single window of Paenibacillus sp. SYP-B4298 DNA harbors:
- the hrpB gene encoding ATP-dependent helicase HrpB: MHSYPIDTIIPALKQALGDALGAVLVAEPGAGKTTRVPLALLEEPWLQGRKILMLEPRRLAARAAARYMAATLGERCGDTVGYRVRGDSCTGPNTRIEVVTEGVLTRMLQADQALEEAGLVIFDEFHERSLQADLGLALSLQSRQLLRPELRLLVMSATLDAQAVAGLLEDAPVLHCQGRVYPVDTRYMAQRSESRLEIVAATAIRRALAEESTGDVLVFLPGAGEIGRVAGLLRAEQLPGDTIIRPLHGNLPLEEQDQAIVPDKAGRRKIVLATSIAESSLTVQGVRIVVDAGMMRAPRFSPRTGLTRLETSRVSRASADQRRGRAGRLEAGVCYRLWTEEEDRQLAPFSSPEMLEADLSALALELALWGVEEPGELAWLDVPPAPAYRQALELLELLGATDSHGKLTAHGRRLAELGVHPRLGTMMLRGKERGGGAEACLLAALLSERDVLRKEDGRTEADIRLRLEALRAGGRSGYRFDTARAAVVEQEWRRCQQLLDLPPAKLTALRLELAGALLALAYPDRIAKQRGANRFLLSNGRGAQLGEVQPLSSAPYLVAVELDDQGSESRIMLAAWLEPSQLEEVCGERVEMEQSVEWRSAEQAVRARSKRRYMALVLEEQPLGQPDPELVARALAAGIRELGLAVLPWTKPLRQLQQRLIFMHAQDASWPAADDESLTATLEEWLLPYLHGLRNLQDLRRLQLREALDALLAWEQKRLLEQLAPTHIAVPSGSRIAVDYSNPQAPHLAVRLQELFGLLDTPRIGKQNIPLTLHLLSPAGRPVQVTRDLKHFWSVTYFDVKKDLKGRYPKHYWPEDPLAAIATNRVRPRT, translated from the coding sequence ATGCACTCATATCCGATTGATACTATAATACCAGCGCTCAAGCAGGCGCTGGGGGATGCCCTGGGAGCGGTGCTTGTCGCCGAGCCGGGGGCGGGCAAGACCACCCGTGTGCCGTTGGCCCTCCTGGAGGAGCCATGGCTCCAGGGTCGTAAAATATTGATGTTGGAGCCCCGCAGGCTTGCTGCGCGGGCTGCTGCCCGTTATATGGCTGCTACGCTGGGCGAACGGTGTGGCGATACGGTGGGCTATCGGGTGCGCGGTGATAGCTGCACCGGACCGAATACTCGCATCGAAGTGGTGACGGAAGGCGTGCTCACCCGGATGCTGCAGGCAGATCAAGCGCTTGAGGAGGCAGGACTGGTTATATTTGATGAATTCCATGAGCGTAGCCTGCAAGCAGATCTCGGACTTGCGCTGAGCCTCCAGTCCCGTCAGCTTCTTCGACCCGAGCTGCGGCTGCTGGTCATGTCCGCAACGCTCGATGCGCAAGCTGTGGCCGGTCTGCTGGAGGACGCTCCGGTTCTTCATTGTCAGGGGCGAGTCTATCCTGTAGATACCCGTTACATGGCGCAACGCTCGGAGTCGCGGCTGGAGATAGTGGCGGCGACTGCAATTCGGCGCGCGCTAGCAGAGGAGAGCACTGGCGATGTGCTCGTCTTTCTGCCGGGAGCCGGAGAGATCGGGCGGGTGGCCGGACTTCTGCGGGCGGAGCAGCTTCCGGGTGATACGATCATCCGCCCCTTGCATGGCAATCTCCCATTGGAGGAGCAGGATCAGGCAATCGTTCCCGATAAGGCCGGACGCCGCAAGATCGTGCTGGCGACCTCGATTGCTGAGTCGTCACTGACCGTGCAGGGTGTTCGTATCGTTGTGGACGCAGGCATGATGCGTGCCCCCCGCTTCTCTCCGCGCACGGGCCTCACTCGCCTGGAAACCTCACGGGTATCGCGAGCCTCGGCAGATCAGCGCCGCGGGCGAGCTGGGCGTCTGGAAGCGGGCGTATGCTATCGGCTGTGGACAGAGGAGGAGGATCGGCAGCTTGCGCCATTTAGCTCGCCAGAGATGCTGGAGGCCGATCTGTCTGCGCTCGCGCTGGAGCTGGCACTCTGGGGAGTCGAGGAGCCTGGCGAGCTGGCCTGGCTGGATGTGCCGCCCGCTCCGGCTTACCGGCAGGCGCTGGAGCTGCTAGAGCTGCTTGGGGCGACCGATAGCCATGGCAAATTGACGGCTCACGGTCGTCGGCTTGCTGAGCTGGGTGTCCATCCGCGGCTGGGAACGATGATGCTGCGAGGCAAGGAGAGGGGAGGCGGCGCTGAGGCGTGCCTGCTGGCTGCTCTGCTCTCCGAGCGCGATGTGCTGCGCAAGGAGGACGGACGCACCGAGGCCGATATTCGGCTTCGTCTGGAGGCGCTTCGCGCAGGGGGACGCAGCGGCTACAGGTTCGATACAGCTCGCGCTGCTGTGGTGGAGCAGGAGTGGCGCCGCTGCCAGCAGTTGCTTGACCTGCCGCCTGCCAAGCTGACAGCGCTGCGACTGGAGCTGGCTGGCGCGCTGCTGGCGCTTGCGTACCCGGATCGCATTGCGAAGCAGCGCGGGGCTAACCGGTTTCTGCTCAGTAACGGTCGGGGAGCGCAGCTTGGCGAGGTGCAGCCGCTGTCGTCCGCACCCTATCTCGTTGCGGTGGAGCTGGATGATCAGGGCAGCGAGAGCCGGATCATGCTGGCGGCTTGGCTGGAGCCTTCTCAGCTTGAGGAAGTCTGCGGCGAGCGGGTCGAGATGGAGCAGTCCGTGGAATGGCGCAGCGCGGAGCAGGCAGTGCGCGCCCGCAGCAAGCGCCGATATATGGCGCTCGTGCTGGAGGAGCAGCCGCTTGGGCAGCCTGACCCGGAGCTGGTTGCGAGGGCGTTGGCTGCGGGTATCCGCGAGCTGGGGCTGGCCGTGCTCCCATGGACCAAGCCGCTCCGTCAACTGCAGCAGCGGCTCATCTTCATGCACGCTCAAGACGCTAGCTGGCCTGCTGCAGATGATGAGTCGCTGACCGCAACGCTTGAGGAGTGGCTGCTGCCTTATCTGCACGGACTGCGCAATCTCCAGGATCTGCGTCGATTGCAGCTGCGGGAAGCACTGGACGCGCTGCTGGCATGGGAGCAGAAGCGGCTGCTGGAGCAGCTTGCTCCTACCCATATAGCGGTGCCGAGCGGCTCGCGAATCGCTGTTGATTACAGCAACCCGCAGGCGCCGCATCTGGCTGTGCGGCTGCAAGAGCTGTTCGGACTGCTGGACACGCCGCGCATCGGCAAACAAAATATCCCGCTCACGCTGCATTTGTTGTCTCCGGCTGGAAGGCCGGTGCAGGTGACACGGGATCTGAAGCACTTCTGGAGCGTTACTTATTTTGACGTTAAAAAGGACTTGAAGGGTCGTTATCCGAAGCATTATTGGCCAGAGGACCCGCTGGCCGCTATAGCGACCAACAGAGTCCGTCCCCGGACATAG
- a CDS encoding DEAD/DEAH box helicase — translation MMSSTFQALGVRPSLAAILKSGGITVPTPVQQQTIPVALSGKDVIAQAQTGTGKTLAFALPILERLEPGNKNVQALIITPTRELAIQITKEISKLANSLGYHVLAAYGGQDVESQIRKAQGAVQIVVGTPGRLLDHLRRGTLQFWRLQMLVLDEADQMLHMGFLNEVEEILAQTSKSKQTLLFSATMPDSVRRLAQAYMNDTEDIRIRSERVTLDSIKQIVVETSDRGKLATLLGIIRIHHPYLAVVFCRTKIRAKKLTEQLAEAGIEVDELHGDLTQAKREQVMRRFRSAKLQVLVATDVAARGLDVEGVTHVINYDIPHDAETYIHRIGRTGRAGQSGTAITFASPRDRMTLLGIERGIHAQLNRQPMAAYNSDSEGPEESNGYEANDRARGGQQGGRSSKGARDAVRPRTGERKARTASGGRRGQGAEQAEARGRGKGAKDAVRPRTGERVARTAGDGRRGQGAEQAEARGRGRGNEAAGRRGQTERSAAGSEGQAPLRGQDAGKTRTSARQAASSAGRGGGRAERSGQSARGRSGGGRSQSRSSGRQDGGRRGRDR, via the coding sequence GGTGCCAACCCCTGTACAGCAGCAGACGATTCCTGTTGCACTGTCCGGCAAGGATGTAATTGCGCAGGCGCAGACCGGCACAGGCAAGACGCTCGCATTCGCGCTGCCGATCCTGGAGAGATTAGAGCCAGGCAACAAAAACGTGCAAGCGCTCATTATTACACCAACTCGCGAGCTCGCGATCCAGATTACGAAGGAGATCAGCAAGCTGGCTAACTCCCTTGGCTATCACGTCCTGGCAGCTTACGGCGGACAAGATGTGGAGTCCCAGATTCGCAAAGCGCAAGGAGCCGTTCAGATTGTTGTCGGTACACCGGGCAGACTGCTCGATCATCTGCGCCGGGGAACGCTGCAATTTTGGCGGCTGCAAATGCTCGTGCTGGATGAAGCGGATCAAATGCTGCATATGGGCTTCTTAAATGAAGTCGAGGAGATTCTGGCGCAAACCTCCAAGAGCAAGCAGACGCTGCTGTTCTCCGCAACCATGCCTGACTCCGTGCGCCGGCTGGCGCAAGCTTACATGAACGATACCGAGGACATCCGCATCCGCAGCGAGCGTGTGACACTCGACAGCATCAAGCAGATCGTAGTCGAGACGAGCGACCGCGGCAAGCTTGCGACGCTGCTCGGCATTATCCGCATCCACCACCCCTATCTTGCGGTCGTCTTCTGCCGCACCAAAATTCGGGCGAAGAAGCTGACCGAGCAACTGGCGGAAGCAGGCATCGAGGTCGATGAGCTGCACGGCGACCTGACGCAAGCCAAGCGGGAGCAGGTTATGCGCCGCTTCCGCAGTGCCAAGCTGCAGGTGTTGGTGGCAACCGATGTCGCAGCACGTGGACTGGATGTGGAAGGCGTAACACATGTCATCAACTATGACATCCCTCATGATGCCGAAACCTACATCCATCGGATTGGGCGGACTGGACGCGCCGGTCAGAGCGGGACAGCGATCACCTTTGCCTCTCCGCGCGACAGGATGACGCTGCTGGGTATCGAGCGCGGCATTCATGCTCAGCTCAATCGCCAGCCGATGGCAGCCTACAATAGCGACAGCGAGGGGCCTGAGGAGAGCAATGGATACGAGGCCAACGATCGCGCGCGCGGCGGACAGCAAGGCGGACGCAGCAGCAAGGGGGCGCGGGATGCTGTTCGGCCCCGGACGGGCGAACGGAAGGCGCGCACAGCAAGTGGCGGACGGCGAGGGCAAGGCGCGGAGCAGGCCGAAGCCAGAGGCCGCGGCAAGGGCGCGAAGGATGCTGTTAGGCCTCGGACGGGCGAACGGGTAGCGCGCACAGCAGGTGATGGACGGCGAGGGCAAGGCGCGGAGCAGGCCGAAGCCAGAGGCCGCGGCAGAGGGAATGAAGCCGCAGGAAGACGAGGCCAGACCGAACGGTCGGCAGCCGGGAGCGAGGGACAGGCTCCTCTGCGCGGGCAAGACGCGGGCAAGACGCGGACAAGCGCACGCCAAGCCGCCTCGTCGGCAGGACGAGGCGGTGGGAGAGCAGAGCGAAGCGGACAGAGCGCACGCGGACGCAGCGGCGGTGGACGGTCGCAGAGCCGCTCGAGCGGACGGCAGGACGGCGGGCGCAGAGGCCGCGACAGATAA